The stretch of DNA GTCAAACACGTTTAAAATAATTTTAGAAGATTCATTTCTGGTTTGAAAAGTGCTTTTATAGAATGACAAATAACAACTTTTCCATGTTGTTTGTATGATGTCTGGCTGCTCAGAATAAGACTCTGGTCTCATAGGCTTTATACATTTTCACTTATTTTAATTCCATATGATCCTGTTGATAAATTATTACGCTGGTGATCGTTGATGGTTTGTGAGACAACTGGGCTCAGACATGTCAAAGGCCCCACCACCTGTACACAAGAGCAGGAACCacacatgttattgttgtttagactgttgtgtgtctcttcttTTAGTTGAGACACACCTCTGTAGTCATTAGGTGGTGGTAtttctgtgttcattttgtgtgtgtctctttgtgtctcttcgtagttattttgtgtctctttgttgctcttgttaattattttgtgtctcttttttgcTCTTcgtagttattttgtgtctctttgttgctctttgtatttattttgtgtctctttgttgctcttcatagttattttgtgtctcttcgtagttgttttgtgtctctgttgttcttgttagttattttgtgtctctttgttgctctttgtaattattttgtgtctctttgttgctcttcgtagttattattattattattaaaatgttattatgatatatttttaaaagaatcaATACCACATGAACAGCTTGTGAGGATCAAAGTATCAAATATGCTTCATCAACTGTGAATTTCTTCCTTCCCTCTACAGGTCCTCCTGACATCGCCACCATGACTTGGGGGGCACTCTACGCTCAGCTGGGCGGTGTCAACAAACACTCCACCAGTCTCGGAAAGATCTGGCtgtccgtcctcttcatcttccgCATCACCATCCTGGTTCTGGCCGCTGAGAGCGTCTGGGGGGACGAGCAATCGGACTTCACCTGCAACACGCAGCAGCCCGGCTGCAAAAACGTCTGCTACGACCACTTCTTCCCTGTGTCGCACATCCGCCTGTGGTGCCTGCAGCTGATCTTCGTGTCCACGCCGGCCCTGCTGGTGGCCATGCACGTCGCCTACAGGAATCGTGGGGACAAGAGGACCATGCTGGCCTCCAACGGCACTGAGAAGACGACGGTTAGCGACCTGGAGACGCTGAAGAAGAGGCGCCTGCCCATCACAGGCTCGCTGTGGTGGACCTACACCTGCAGCCTCTTCTTCCGCCTCATCTTTGAGGGCGGCTTCATGTACGCGCTCTACTTCGTCTACGGCGGCTTCCAGATGCCACGGCTGGTGAAGTGCGAGCAGTGGCCCTGCCCAAACAAGGTGGATTGCTTCATCTCCCGGCCCACGGAGAAGACCATCTTCACCATCTTCATGGTGTCGTCGTCCACCATCTGCATGGTGCTGAACGTGGCCGAGCTGGGCTACCTCGTCGTCAAGGCAATGCTGAGGTGCTCGGCCAGGTCGAACAAGAGGAAACACCCGTACACCCACTCGGACAGCGCGCTGCTGGACAACAGCCATCTACAGAACGTGAAGAACGAGCTGCTGCTGACCACTGACTCGCACTCGACCACCAAGATGTGTTGAAGGACAGGCATCCgtggtggagggggggcggTAACCCCTCCCCCCATGTCATAGCCACACTGTGTGTTTAGTAATCAGGCTCTAAATGAAAACATCCTCCAGAACCTTTAATCAAGTCCAAGTTGGTTTTGTTTGGTTTAAGAGATGCCTCATGGGAAGTTGACAGAGCCGGCCGAAGGCATAGGGGGTGTAGGCGGAGAGTAAGGgcgccatccatccatccatccatccatacatacatacatagatacatagatacatacatccatacatacatgcatccatccatccatccatacatacatagatacatcaatacatccatacatacatgcatccatccatccatccatacatacatagatacatcaatacatccatacatacatgcatccatccatccatacatacatacatagatacatcaatacatccatacatacatgcatccatccatccatacatacatacatccatacatacatagatacatccatacatacatgcatccatccatccatacatacatacatacatagatacatccatacatacatgcatccatccatccatccatacatagatacatcaatacatccatccatccatccattcatccatccatacatgcatccatccatacatacatacatacatacatacatagatacatccatacatccatacatccatgcatccatccatccatccatacatagatacatccatacatccatACATGCGtgcatgcatccatccatccatgcatgcatacaaccatagatacatacatagatacacatgcatgtatgtatgcatacatacatacatgcatgcaaccATACTtccatgcatgcatgcatacatgcatacatacatcgGGCGCCCgaatgaaatttaaaaaaacacaactttaaaaccgtaattattttaatactattataatattattttacattgttttctgAAGCACTTGATATCCCAGCGTACGGTTGTATAATTctaactaattaattaataaattaattacatgtaatcaacaaaaccactttgttaggtttaggagaATAACATCACGGCTGAGCTTCAATAAGTACGTAAACAACGTAACAAGTACGGAACTCTAATACGGGACACGAACTaccgtctcctgggtgaaagtcctgtgtagTTTTCGCTCTTAATACTTTGTGATGGGTTTAGTTGtagttgattgacagctcagtGCGCTGAAGGCGTGTCGGCATCAGACGGCGACGGTCGGCTTGCTTTGAAGCCGATTTTTGAGGCCGTGGTAAATGAAATGACCACCAGAGACGTTCAGATAAACAATCTCCTCCTTCAGTGAGTGTTACTTTAAAGAACCTGTTTCAGGTCGAATACATGAACGATTTCTACCAATATGTCTGCACCTGTGAATCATCCACGTTACCAGAAACGTCGTTTAATTTATTGTTCAGTCCGCAGAAGAATGAGTCGACACTGACACCTGGTGGTTCCACATGGAACCTCGGGGAGCACACGCGCCTTCCTCAGAGGCCTGAAGGATTTAtctggtgatgaagaggaggaaggagcacaCATGAAGTCAGGAAAATTGAAGCAGAAATTTTaattaagaagaaaaatgactttATGAATATTTTTTCTAGTGTCTAGTTTACAAgaagtgacatttaaaatatgtgtttttacaaTAATTGATGTTTTTATGATCCTGCTGTATTGAATCAAGTGATTGTAGCGAGAAGTTTGGAAAATTCATAGTTGAAGATGTTTTCTATAAATAATGCTTTTACTTTGGTGGGTTTATAATTACAAAGAAGTGTGTTGCACAACATGACCTTATGCTGATAAAGACTTTAATATAAGGCGATGAAGTCACTGTGCCACACCACACAGAGATGTCACCGTTTTGATGCTGTTCAATGAGATCCGAGTGTCTTTTACTTGATCACAAGGTTCTGCATGTGAGTCAAATGAcaatgttttgcatattttcacACTTGCATGTCATTTGATAAAATAATATGAACAAATATGAATGTCTGGACTGGACAAAGATGTTTTTGTTCTGCAGTCAGCGAGTGCTCGAGACTTCCCTCAGTTTATTTGATCTGATATGCACAATCACGGTTGCGTTATAAT from Cyclopterus lumpus isolate fCycLum1 chromosome 21, fCycLum1.pri, whole genome shotgun sequence encodes:
- the cx30.3 gene encoding connexin 30.3, producing MTWGALYAQLGGVNKHSTSLGKIWLSVLFIFRITILVLAAESVWGDEQSDFTCNTQQPGCKNVCYDHFFPVSHIRLWCLQLIFVSTPALLVAMHVAYRNRGDKRTMLASNGTEKTTVSDLETLKKRRLPITGSLWWTYTCSLFFRLIFEGGFMYALYFVYGGFQMPRLVKCEQWPCPNKVDCFISRPTEKTIFTIFMVSSSTICMVLNVAELGYLVVKAMLRCSARSNKRKHPYTHSDSALLDNSHLQNVKNELLLTTDSHSTTKMC